The window TATTAAAGTAATAAGTCTTTTGTAcataattttgtacaaaaatatttatctcctTATGTTATTGTATTCTTTGACGTTACAATAATGCAAATTTGTACTGTATTGTATCTGATTTTCCGTTtataatgattgtatttttctattttttcatGTAGTCAACAATACTGTTGAGGAAACTATAAATTATCTATTCAAGAGATAACCAATTCTTTTTATTCTCAGTTCTCTTTTaagatatgttttatttgtatgttatttatggtagagataatattaatatatgtgttAAGTAAATAACTGTTTCAATTTATAATCAACgcctattaataaaaataatgttttaagtgTTTCATTTGTTTAACATTCAATTGTGGTTGGCGGCGTGTGGTTGTTGATGTAGATATTAccaaaaatacatcaaaaatgTACATATCGCTGTGCAAGAacatttatttgtgttaaaatataataatcctaGCTAATTGTAACTTCCAAAGGCCAAAATTTAGATGAAGCGACAAGCAGTATAATGTATTAGTTCAGTACAGATGGATACACAACTTAGCTCTTAAACCTTTCTCtacaatagtttaaatattgatacaCTCTATTATAAAGAATAGCATACATAGTAACTTCAAAACATTCACAAGCAGGCTTCACATTAATGccatattattaaacatttcgcATTGCctttcaataataatcatttttgtaTGTTTAGAAATATAAGTCAGTAATTGTTATTACAGAAATCTTGTTACAGAATTCTCAAAATTATCCTaacctaatttaattttatattactatgtTACACAGATTTCAATGCGAAGGCAGAGCATAGCTAGTAATTcaataagaaacaaaaatactGATAACATACATGAACATAATTAGTTCATAAGCAAACCCAATGAAgagatgttttaataatacaaaacacaATCTTACATACTTActaaacatggtaaatataattttaataaaaataataccttagatttttaaaatccattttcaaGAAGACAATAGCCGGATGATGAGGTGAAAGAAGTGTGCTACTCTTCTCCACTCCTTTCAGAATACATGTGTCTGAATGCACTTCCAAGTAGGGGTTAATAGCATCGTTAACTGTTCTATCCAGGGTAAAACCATActgtaaaataatgtaacatgttataattattctagaaatttttttgtttctctttactttaaatgtatttcaaatcATATCATCATCAGTCATTGcagtacttttaaaaataaccataacattataaatatttacttatactaaaattataaaatcagtcAGTACTTATGAGAAAATTGTTGAAATAGTATTActtaaatagattataaaattatatttacctcGCCCACAGGACCTGACGGTAGCATGAAATTGATCATATGCACTTCAAGAATGCCCCCTCGAAAGAATCCAAATGTTGTGAGATCAACATAGTGTCGTTCATCAtcctgaaaaaatatttaaatattgacaaaaatgTGACTTAACATATTCATATTTCTGACTGCttggtattttaattaatatcatacttATAATTTACATTGAATTTACCACTGTTTTGCTTTCACATATTCtctattaaatactatttacaaaGATAACATGCTTCCTTTCATAACATATGTAACAATGATTTTATCAAAAGTGAACTGGGAGTATGTACTTTGCTTGAAGtatggttttattaaaagataaattttgaGGTCTAACttcgattaaataaaacaatatgtttaatacgtaccaaaaattataaataggtaaaaaatacatactggccaaacaaaataagtttgcataaatataaagatatatatcaagtaataaagtatattcatttatattcacCGTAAGAGGCAGCTTGTGTATTCTGGAAGTAACAGTCGACGCAATTACAAGGATTGCAAATAAAGACTTTGCCACCACCGCAATCATATTTCATGACTACTCAAACACCAAATGAATCACTAAAACTCTGTCAAAAGTTAAATTTACATACGACGTAGTTTTTAAAAATGTCCAAATATTCAAACTTAATGACGACAActgtttaaaaaacaacaatagtGCAATCTGTTAAAGATACCTGCAATAATTCAGGTCAGAACTCAGACTTACAGTCACAACTTACAATTCAATCCGAACTTGACAGAATTCTGAAACTCTTTACTACGAGTAggtacagataaataatattagatgaTGACAAGAGACAACATTGTGTACCGATGAGGTTATTGCAAAAAaagcattaaattaaaatattcaaaagtgtCTATGCATGATAAAtcataattgaaatgaaatttcaagtaatatttttattaaataagcaatatgaaaatcaaattatgattattcaaatataaaaaatacggtacattaattatgaatagtatattaaataatttttttttcgtagttACATTCAATACAATGTTTACGGACAGGTTGTAAACATatggttatataaataaaattaaaaaaatcataattatttatgttacgtCATGTCAATTCATGTTAATACTGTTGTAGTGTTTATGGCATAAACATTTATCATTCTAACATGATGTTGGTGCTcctattcaaataaatttattaataatatttaagcataaaataaatatttaagttaatgttAATagttcttataataaaatacaaatattaaaataataattacttcgcttttttatttttattgaagtaaataaaaactatacattACAATGACCAATAAGagaacaattacatttttaggaTATAATGCTGCCACTCATtgaatcatatttaatattattatctgcAGAATCACTACTTTCAGTTTTATTATCACttcgtaatttaataaaaagtaaataaataatacataaaacacatttattttaactgtAATTTGGGAGATCAAAATAAAGTGGAAACACTGGATGCAAACTAAAATTGACATTagaatgacaattcaaaatggCGTCGTTACTTTTCGAGTTGTCCGCTTGAACAGATTAAGTCGGTGGCactatattgattatttatttatggaaccATAGACAATCCAATCAGTATTTCATCGCAACTCTGAGTGTTTAGCACTCCGGTTAAatttataaggatttttttctCGATTTGTGCAAATAAAAGTCATTCctcttacaaataattataataaatttgcatAATTGTTTCTAAATGCAAtcgttgtttaatttaaatgtttgtccGTAATAATCTGGTGGCGTGTTTTTACCGTATCATACTTTagattaacatattataaaaagcaaagaaaatgtttaaattagtgATGAGATGTTTCTTTTCTCCCCGGTTATTCAAAGTCTATGGGCAAGGACCGGAGGAAgtaagtaaacaaaaatttttttaatttatcttcaaaATTTATTGCTGAATGatcaaattgttatattttgaaattattatatattacaaataataatattatttattaattactaacacGACTGGTTATGAGAACGAGTTTGATATCAAACTATTATTAGATGACCCCTGacataaattattgattttcacCCCCAGGCTTTCCCCAATCCACTCTCATAGTTCTGAATGGGGCTTCGGATAAATACTAATTCGTAATATGCgaaatacattgaaaatatgAAACACTAAAAATTAAGGGTGTTACTTTAAGActggaaattattttatatgacatgaaaatataatgaatataataaattttaagatataattaagAGGGCCTAATAAGATGGTCTGTAGGTTCTGGAGAAGATACCCGAGAATATAGCccttttatagaaatatattcaaaattttcatttctcagttacatttttaattagttattaagagataacattatattttctgtttaatttttgtcaATCATTTGCAacagtaattaataaacatcaataattcatataattacatataaactgTTTATTAGTTAGTTATAGGTagttatgttttttgtttagtCCGGAGCAGCTACCCTCGTTATTAGACTCTTAATCAGGCCCTCattgttaaaatatagtaaataattagtatattattaaagatacatataataaaattggagtgtctgattgtaatattaaaataacagcttcTTACTAAATGCCTATCtaagtatatatgttttttgtcCATCTGTATGTTTGTTCGAGTTAATCTCATGTATGGAGTGATTTTCATGAGACAATTAATTAAGTaacgtaacttaggctacaacaattacttttttgttaaattcagatGCCCATGAAGTCGCAGTCACAGCTAGTTAAAGATAAAAATCCTGATCAATCTAAACAGGTTTGATATATTTGTCATGACTAACTCTTAGGAAAGactaaattcaatatatatgaattaaaaaagaaactgatACAACTAACAAagtcaaattgttttattattacttagtttaatttttgtatttcttattctttactttatttgaattcaagacatttaatataaatttgtaattccACTATTCACTGCATAGGTCAGTAATTATCTATAGGATTATATTAGACTGACTTagcatacattaataaaattgattttttacagaatttttatgaacCATATACGCCTGAGAAAATTGCCAACAAGATTTTATCAACTGTAAGATCATTTTTATcttaagtatattatgttttgcttcagtttgtttatttcaaacatATAGTAATAATGCATCTTTTTTCAGGCACAAACAGTATTTAATTGTAGCATTTATACATCGCCATTTATTtgcatgtatatttataaaaggggATTCTTCTCATGGGATGAGGCAAGGTTTCTTACCTGTGCTTTTGGTGGCCTGGGATGCTTTATAGCTCTGACCTATTTAATGAGAGCCATTGGAAGAGCAAGTAACCCAGCATATGTTGATTTTTTGAACAATCTCAATACCCCAAGTGATGATCAAAGAGCTTACTTAGAACGGATCAGGAaatatgattttgaattttatgcTTGGACTCCTTCATTTAAAATGGAGCAATTACCAAGGtgacaaattataatttttaaatatactttatataattataaatagtttatacatagttataatattaattcttgtTTTCAGATCAACTTGGCTAGAAAACATACCATTTACTAAATGTGCAAATCCAGATTTACCATACTATCAGAAAGTCACTATACAAATACTAGCATATATTGCTATACATACTTTTGCGCTGAGCCTCATCTACCCAGGCACACTTACAATTATTGAGAACATGTTGTGTAAGttgttttaaatgataatttttattatctcatgatttatttatgtgctattttattatgtttttataaatgatgtTTTAGGGCAATTCCTTGCTGAAGGCCGAGCATTTCTTGTTGAGACTTATAATGGAAAGAGAGCAAAAATCATTACAGCTGATGGCAATTCTATTGATACAATGTTTGTTGATAACAGGCTTGATTCTGCAAAAGGCAATATACTTGTCATTTGTAGTGAAGGAAATTCTGGCTTTTATGAAATTGGAATTATGACTACACCAATTAATGCAGGTTATTCTGCATTAGGATGGAATCATCCAGGTTTTGGTGGAAGCACTGTAagttttattaagatataagagtatatatgaatattcaatttatttaagataaaccAAATagattaaagaaaaagaaatctgGCAATTTGTATGGGAACTTACTGTCATGACATCCTGTATAATTATActccttatttattttagggTACACCATATCCTCAACAAGAACAAAATGCCATTGATGCAGTTATACAGTATGCCATTAATGAGCTAGATTTTCAAGTTGAAGACATAGTACTATTTGGATGGAGTATTGGAGGCTATACAACGACATGGGCAGCTGTTAACTATCCTGAAGTCAAAGGAATTGTAATTATGCATGATTTAAACATtcagtattataaatacatatttgaaaaatttatttacctatacaaaacattaataatttataactacaaatttGTACTTTAGATTTTAGATGCGTGTTTCGACGACCTTCTACCCTTGGCTCAAAATCAAATGCCCAAGTCTTGGAAGTTGCTAGTTAAAGAAGTTGTACGATCTTTTGTTAATCTGAATATAGCTGAAATGTTATCCAAATATTCTGGTCCAGTGCAGCTAGTGCGACGAACTGAAGATGAAGTTATTTGTATAAAGTAGGTTTCttacctataataaaatatgtaatttataaatcatttgagTGTTTAACATAAACACACTTTACAATTTATAGAGCAAACCAACTTGCATCAAATCGTGGAAACTTTCTACTAATTTCGTTATTAGAACAACGACATCCTGAACTATTTGAAGAAGAGTCAGAGAAACCTGTCATGGATGTTCTCGAAGCATGTGTTGCTTTATCAGACCAACAACGTATTGTAATGTCATGTGGAGAATTACCTGctataaaacgaaaaatattgCCTATGGTGagattttatgttataagaattcaatatacacattatacacatatttaatacacattattaaaacagatacacataattaaaatattagtaatttagcAACACTCTAAAAGActgcttattaaaaaatataccatacacaataagtaagaaaattgacaattatttaacattttgttttagattTCAAGGTACATGCGTGATTTTCGGTCAACCCATTGCACTGCATTGCCAGAGGATCAGTTTACTGCAATAATGGAAGCAATTACTAATcgttaatagtaataaattaactGTATTCCTGCAGCTTTTTCTAGTACTATTATAACAGAGGtgatatgttaaatataattgggAAATATTGTGCTAAATTGATTATTTCATACAGTAATATTATAGTTCatctttttcaaatatttcaataaaaccgattactctgtacacttaataataaacattaccatattattaaaagataatttatcaCTCACTAATATTCTACTAGTAAAAGTAATTACTGTTAGAATTAGTATTGGTGTGTAGTAATCCATTTTTGTCATTCAGTGTTTAATAAATGTGGCTAATAATTACACAGTAAATACTTCCTAaatgtgaattttaataaacatatataaacatctaAATGTATTCTTGAACAATCAACTATGTAATTGATGACATTACCTAATATAGATTTTGTTTGTGCGGAGAAGTGAAGAATAACAATTATTTGCTCATTGGTATTACTTAcctatttattatgaatttatccTGAAAACCATTAGGTTTCGTTGTTATTTTTTCCAAGTTACTAAAGTATATATCTACacctatttaataaatgtactattttaatactatttattgtatttttgtcatggtataagaataaataaaggaTGCTACAATTCAGAAGaggttttttttcaatttacagAACAAAATGAACGTTTGAAGAATTTATTAAGGTTAAAGTGAGTaacctaaaaatttaaatgttattaattatcaaaattcccaaaaatattacctattatttttattactttaacaaTTATCTAGACATTCCTATTTTCATGATAAAcacgataatattaatatttttctgccAAAATAActggatgttgtattttaagaGTTGGCAACACTAGTCGTCAATAATAGAGTTTTGTGacttatgtaccgtgtatacatcgCAGGTAAGCAATGTAAATAAGCCATTTATCGCCAAGCCTACCTACTTACTAAGTGGCGCCTTTTAACCAAACCTTCTTTCAAGATTAAGGTAATTTATTGCACAGCATACGCTGGAGCCGTTCGGGTATGATAGGATAGGAGGTTTATGATTATATATCTCCTGTCTGATGATTTTTACAGCAGAAAAAAGAATCGTAATTTGCCTAAGATCGTTATTTAGAGAACTGACTTAGTTCTCTAGCTCCGAGATAgaaaattgtgttttttaagAAACTTAAAACGTGGTTCAGCAATCAGCATACTCCTGCTGTAACAAAGAACAGGCACGcactttttcattttcaaaagaGTTTCTATTCTATGAACGCAAGATGTAGGAT is drawn from Vanessa cardui chromosome Z, ilVanCard2.1, whole genome shotgun sequence and contains these coding sequences:
- the LOC124543103 gene encoding phosphatidylserine lipase ABHD16A isoform X2; the encoded protein is MFKLVMRCFFSPRLFKVYGQGPEENFYEPYTPEKIANKILSTAQTVFNCSIYTSPFICMYIYKRGFFSWDEARFLTCAFGGLGCFIALTYLMRAIGRASNPAYVDFLNNLNTPSDDQRAYLERIRKYDFEFYAWTPSFKMEQLPRSTWLENIPFTKCANPDLPYYQKVTIQILAYIAIHTFALSLIYPGTLTIIENMLWQFLAEGRAFLVETYNGKRAKIITADGNSIDTMFVDNRLDSAKGNILVICSEGNSGFYEIGIMTTPINAGYSALGWNHPGFGGSTGTPYPQQEQNAIDAVIQYAINELDFQVEDIVLFGWSIGGYTTTWAAVNYPEVKGIILDACFDDLLPLAQNQMPKSWKLLVKEVVRSFVNLNIAEMLSKYSGPVQLVRRTEDEVICIKANQLASNRGNFLLISLLEQRHPELFEEESEKPVMDVLEACVALSDQQRIVMSCGELPAIKRKILPMISRYMRDFRSTHCTALPEDQFTAIMEAITNR
- the LOC124543103 gene encoding phosphatidylserine lipase ABHD16A isoform X1; translation: MFKLVMRCFFSPRLFKVYGQGPEEMPMKSQSQLVKDKNPDQSKQNFYEPYTPEKIANKILSTAQTVFNCSIYTSPFICMYIYKRGFFSWDEARFLTCAFGGLGCFIALTYLMRAIGRASNPAYVDFLNNLNTPSDDQRAYLERIRKYDFEFYAWTPSFKMEQLPRSTWLENIPFTKCANPDLPYYQKVTIQILAYIAIHTFALSLIYPGTLTIIENMLWQFLAEGRAFLVETYNGKRAKIITADGNSIDTMFVDNRLDSAKGNILVICSEGNSGFYEIGIMTTPINAGYSALGWNHPGFGGSTGTPYPQQEQNAIDAVIQYAINELDFQVEDIVLFGWSIGGYTTTWAAVNYPEVKGIILDACFDDLLPLAQNQMPKSWKLLVKEVVRSFVNLNIAEMLSKYSGPVQLVRRTEDEVICIKANQLASNRGNFLLISLLEQRHPELFEEESEKPVMDVLEACVALSDQQRIVMSCGELPAIKRKILPMISRYMRDFRSTHCTALPEDQFTAIMEAITNR